Genomic segment of Xenopus laevis strain J_2021 chromosome 4S, Xenopus_laevis_v10.1, whole genome shotgun sequence:
taaaaatgacatcactgagcaccgattataaccaatgacatcactaagcaccatttattaggatatcatttttaagatATAGCCATGTCTCTTGTTTATTCTATGAGGATCAAGCACTTTTAGGCACAAGAAAGACTGGCATTACCATATGATAATTACTGGGCTAGTGCCCTCTACCCACCGGAGCTCACCTCTTGCTTGTTCTAAATGACTCTAGGGGCATGCCAGGAGATGCCCATGAACCACCTATGTCCTGTAgtgaggaaaaactcaacccacatctAACATCTAACATACCAACTGCCCCTCTCCCCTCTAGCAAATATTTGCTCCCTAGGTATGCATCTACTTTGTATTTGCATCAATATGTGAGTTCTTGCCAGGCTTCCTCCCCCAGGTGTTAAACAAAGGGCATAAGTATTTTTAATAAAGCTCCCAAGGTGATGTCCTAGTTCTGGTGAAAGGCCCATTATCTTCATTAATTCATCATTTACACTCTTCTGTtactaaatgaaaacatttaaaactgACATATTTGGTATAAAAACTCCCAGTTCCAAAGAGAAGGCATGAGTTTTACTATTTCCTCTGAATTAAAGGgcacataaataataatatttggaaACAATCTAGCTTTCTGTAGGGCTGCCATACAATCACAATCCTAGCAACAGGGAATATCCAACTGCTGTAGCAGTAGGGGTCTCTCTTTCCTTGAACAGCCCTTCTGATGTCAATGGTCAAAGGTGGCCGTTGTCCAATTTAAAAGTTATGAAGAACATGTTTGGATTTAGGTCATGGTTAAAAATGACATGTCATGGGCTTGTAATTTGAGAGTCCCTGGAAGAAAATATGATATGTGAACATATACATTACACCAATTGTCCAAATGTGTTACCTAACTATCATTTGTATATTTCTCCCCAGATACCAAATAAGAGAATGCTCCTTCTATTCAGATTGGTGTTGGCTTTCTCCCTGCTTTTTAGCTTTGGTTATGGAGAGTCTACTTTAGCAGATGTGACTACCTCCTCAGCTACTATGCACCCGGATACCTCTAGTACCATGCTGAATGAAACCTCAAGTTTAACCAACAGCTTCGGAACTGATACAACCACCACCACCAATGAAGGACCTAAAAGCACTATGGGATTAACAAGCATTGTCGATTCACTTGCTTATTTAAGAAGCACGGTGAATGAGAGTACTACCGAAAATGTTACAACCACAACTAATTCTCCAACTACAGGCACAAACCACACCACAACTGACTTCACAGCGAATGTCACCACAATCACAACCATTAACATTACAAGGACTCATTTTACAACTCCCAGTACAACTCATGAGAACATAACAACCACAAACCTAAATTGGACAAGCACATCAGTAAATAGCAGTATTTCCCCTACTAGTAGCAACGTAACAGAAACTCTAATAAACCCAACACCAGGGAGCACCAATCAGTCTACGGCGGCAACAGCCAACACAAGTGAAGCAACAACTACTTTATCAACTTATACTACAAGTAACCCATTGACAGCAACAAACACAAGTGATGCAGGGATTTCGGGAAAACCAAAAGGTAACTGAGTGCAAAGGGAATCTCTTTAAGAAATAGATAAACAGCTGATTAATAGAAGGAGGTGTTTATTAGGTTTTatcataagattgaggaggatgtagcttcatcttatcagttcactaaggggccgattcactaagggtcgaatatcgagggttaattaaccctcgatattcgactaggaattgaaatccttcgacttcgaatatcgaagtcgaaggatttagcgcagatagttcgatcgaacgatcgaaggataattccttcgatcgaacaattaaatcctttgaatcgaacgattcgaaggatttaaatccaacgatcgaaggaatatccttcgatcaaaaaaagttagccaagcctatggggaccttccccataggctaacattgacttcggtagcttttagatggcgaactaggggttcgaagttttttcttaaagagacagtacttcgactatcgaatggtcgaatagtcgaacgatttttacttcgaatccttcgattcaaagtcgtagtcgaaggtcgaagtagcccattcgatggtcgaagtagcccaaaaaatacttcgaaattcgaagtgttttaacttcgaatccttcactcgaagttagtgaatcggcccctaggtctaaggtggtgaaggaaacactggaaggaaatcaattttaaaagtttggattatttggataaaatggagtctatgggagacaaccattccataatgcggagctttctggataaagggtttccggataatggaacccatacccgTACATTTGTAAATGTGAATGAGTTAATAATGACTACATTGATCCTCTACCATGGCTTGAATATTGTAATCTCATAACTTTAGTCACTAGGGATCTTTGCTGTTCATTagtcacaaaaatacaaaaagcagGTGTAATATGGAGGTTGAGAGGTAATTCTTGCATGAAGGCACTGGTTACAGTCATATAGAAAGTAATTATAGGATAACAGTACATGCTTATGTAATACTGACATTCTGAATCTTGACAACTCATTTCGGAATCTCTAGTGAATAGGAGGGCAAAACGAAATGATATCATATGAATTTAAAGCAGaagctgcaattacatttatgcaAATGTTTCCACTCACTGACTGAATTTTATACTATGTGATTCCTTTATATAATAGCTGAGATTGCATCAATAGTTGAGGTCCAGTGTTTCTTTCACAAATGGCTCTCCCgtgatcagtgatgggcgaatctctcccgttttgcGTCACTGAAAAATTGgtgaatttacagcaaaattcatgaaaaaattgtgagaaTCGAAATTGACGCCCCCTGTCCAGttttggatgcgcgtccaaaaagtcgcttgtgtcaattttgatgctggtgttaaagtcaatggcagtccgaatagtgttgacgcacgccAATTTTGACGCGGGCAACTTTTCGGAcgcgtgtccaaatttttttgacacaggcgaattttcgcgggagattcacaaatttattcgctgtcggcaaaatgcggaaattcaaatttattcacccatcactacccgtGATATTTTTTACCTTGCACTCACTGACACAAGTATTGATGCATGCATACAATCTAACAGCAGCCCTTTGAAGGCGATTTatccatttttgaaaataaaaactcaaatgataAATCAGCACTGCCCAGGCTAAATCTAGGAAATTCGACTTCAGAGAACTTTGATTCAATCATAACGAATTGTATAGACCAGTCGACACAGAGGCAAAATCACCACCAATgactagaacaggggtccccaaccttttatacccatgagccacatccaaatatataaagatttgaggagcaacaaaagcatagAAAATGttactggggatgccaaataaaagctgtgattgcctatttggtagctcctGTCTGAAATGGTAGTTtataggaggctctatttggcagtacacctggtttttatacaaagtGCCTTcaagcctagaattaaaaaataagcacctaattGTTGTGAGCGGGATTTCATTGGAAATATTGGAACTAAACTGGTATATTTTTCATTTCCAGATACAGTTGAAAGTGCTGGGGTGGTACTGGGTGCAATAATTGGTTCAATCCTGGGCATTGCACTCGTTTCCCTACTTGTCTACTTCTTGTGTGGTACAAAGAAAGGCAGTTCGTTTTCCCATCGCAGACTTAATGAGGACATCAGGAATGAGCCAGGTAATCTAAGTAAATTTACATTAAAGAACAATAAATCTTATGATTATTTAGTACTGTAGGGGAGCAAGTACTAGAGCATCCATATACTTTATCTTGCTTACCTGCACATATAGAGAGAGACAGTTGGAACTGCCTTTTGGGAGTCGTTCAAGGTGCAACTAAGGAGTGGCAAGGGCCAGCACCCAAGTTCAAAAATAattcaactttggctcccgcaCACCCTCCGATAAATATCAAGACgatacctggtgcacaaaggtagaggatcAGCCGCCTCTCAAACAGTATAGCAGAaggaatcccaaggcacacagctTGAGAAAGGGGCATGACCCCCAAACGTTgcatttcgcaataaacacgcaaggcagcttgcttgcattgaccctgtgtgccttgggattctttctccCACGTTCAAAAAGCCACATGTTTTTGGCATTTAGACTTTAATTCATCACCCTTTTAGTGCTGGACGCTAGAACGGGAGGTATTATTGAATtattattgaaatgtattaaattattttCCAGTAGAATAGACTTTTGTGTTGACCACTTGCAATATAAAGAATTAGAGAGTGAATGGGAATGATCTTTTTATTGGGTTTCTGAAGTAGAATGGCTGCCACAAGGCTATGCCTCATGAGTTCTTGCTGCATCTATTAAAGACATCATCAGTTAACCAACACTGTTCTTCTCTTTTCAAATGTTCCTTCAAAAACTGAAActgattggtttttttttagtgttaagACTGGATAACCCAGTGAACCCTTATGACGTTAGCTACGGGGATTCATCCTACTCCAATCCAACTGCTCTAGATGAGTTTTCAATCAACAACCACCCCCGAGAAGTGATTGCAATGGACGACATGTCACCTCCCCAGCCTAATGCATAGAAGGCAATTCCGAAGATATTCCAGATCCATTGCTCTATAGCTTGTAGACATTTATTCTCATTGCAATGAAGGCTTTCCCAAAAAAGTGTTTCATGCTTAAGGGAAATATCTAGACTACTTAATCTTCTTGGGACTCAGTCCTAACAATCGGAAAACTTTAGCCCTAAGTCATATTTCTACTAacctaaaatgttttatttaatgccCACGGAGCATGGGCAATCTCAtctttagaattgttttgcttgcaCATCCAAGCCTGAGGAAGAGCAACGTCTGCTTCCTACAAATGAGTCTGTACATCTGCCGCACTAGGAAATCATTTTACTGGAACTCGCTGAATTTGCTGGCACAGAATTCTGCCAACCTTCCAAGCCTCTAAGTGAATAAACTGCAGTCTTACTTTTTTTAAAGACCTATAATTTGACGGGACAAATTCAATTCTGTTGCTATTTGGGTGGTGCCAGATTCCCATAGAGATTCTGTCATAGGAGCTGATATACAGGTCAAAGCATCTTGTATAGTGTGGCTGCTAAAACAGGATTGTGAGTTTAATAGAAGAAGACTAATGTAGACTAGTGCTGTCCAACGTTTCTATGTAGAGGGATAATTTCTGGTTCTCTGCTTGTGGTTTGGATTATATTTtggtaattattttatataaattagtcTGTAGAGCCATAAAAAACCTATGGAGGCCCATATTCAGCCCATAGGGCTCTAGTTGGATAGCTCTGATGTAGAACATATGGAAAGAATACTGTACTAAAAGATGATCTTACATGGAGGACACTTATTTTTTAGCTGCTGTTAATctaattatgtttatttattgttgaTTTGCCATATTGCTACATCTGCACATTTATTACTCCAATATTATTCAAACAATCTGATGCCAATGCTATTGTATTGCCAACACATGTAACTGCATATTAATTGACTCACTGATTaatggcagggtgcaaagtgcaaagacaggcacaaaacttaatttttttttttttgcaccatgcGACTTTTCCCTGAATAAAGTGCTATCTGTATTTGGTTCCACATTATACATAAGGGATGGTTGAAGCACCATTTGAACATCTCTTTGGGTGCCCCCTAACTTGCACCTCATTCAGCCACCCAAGCCAGGGAGCACCCATGGGGTTGTAGGGAGTCCTGTACTTATAGTCTGTCTGTGGCACGCCCCCTAGGACATTTGCACTTTTTTACACACCATAAACAATGTAACAAAGCCAACTAAGCGCTTTCTAATGCAACtaataaacattaacaaaacTTGGTTGTTGGCAGTTGTTTATAAATATGACCTAAAGTGACCAGAAACAAacgtgttaaaaatgtatttgtgaaatTTATAGCAATGCTTTTAATTTGTTGATATTTCTCCACTCAAATTTccaagtgtgtgtttgtgtgtgtgtatcatataTGCCTTAATGGCCGT
This window contains:
- the LOC108715187 gene encoding mucin-15, whose protein sequence is MLLLFRLVLAFSLLFSFGYGESTLADVTTSSATMHPDTSSTMLNETSSLTNSFGTDTTTTTNEGPKSTMGLTSIVDSLAYLRSTVNESTTENVTTTTNSPTTGTNHTTTDFTANVTTITTINITRTHFTTPSTTHENITTTNLNWTSTSVNSSISPTSSNVTETLINPTPGSTNQSTAATANTSEATTTLSTYTTSNPLTATNTSDAGISGKPKDTVESAGVVLGAIIGSILGIALVSLLVYFLCGTKKGSSFSHRRLNEDIRNEPVLRLDNPVNPYDVSYGDSSYSNPTALDEFSINNHPREVIAMDDMSPPQPNA